The Acanthopagrus latus isolate v.2019 chromosome 6, fAcaLat1.1, whole genome shotgun sequence genome includes a region encoding these proteins:
- the slc2a1b gene encoding solute carrier family 2, facilitated glucose transporter member 1 → MDSGKQITFPLMMSVGAAVIGSLQFGYNTGVINAPQKIIEKFINETWFERYQDPISKSQLTAIWSIAVSIFSVGGIFGSFSVGLFVNRFGRRNSMLMANILAFIASALMSFSKMASSWEMLIAGRFVVGLYSGLSTGFVPMYVGEVSPTSLRGALGTLHQLGIVTGILIAQVFGMEAVMGNDELWPLLLGFIFIPAIIQCILLPLCPKSPRFLLINKNEENKAKSVLKKLRGTTDVSADMQEMKEESRQMMREKKVTIPELFRSNLYRQPLLIAVVLQLSQQLSGINAIFYYSTRIFEKAGVEQPVYATIGAGVVNTAFTVVSLFVVERAGRRSLHMLGLLGMAGSAILMTIALALLEKLKWMSYLSIVAIFSFVAFFEIGPGPIPWFIVAELFSQGPRPSAIAVAGFTNWTANFIVGMGFQYVEEVCGAYVFIIFTVLLIFFFIFTYFKVPETRGRTFDEIAAGFRQTSATGGEKHSPEELNSLGADSQL, encoded by the exons CAAATAACGTTCCCTTTGATGATGAGTGTTGGAGCAGCCGTGATCGGCTCCCTGCAGTTCGGCTACAACACCGGTGTCATCAATGCCCCTCAGAAG ATCATTGAGAAATTCATCAATGAGACATGGTTTGAACGCTACCAGGACCCCATTAGCAAGAGCCAGCTCACAGCCATCTGGTCCATCGCTGTGTCCATCTTCTCGGTTGGTGGCATCTTTGGCTCTTTCTCCGTCGGACTCTTTGTCAACCGCTTTGGAAG GAGGAACTCAATGCTCATGGCCAACATCTTGGCCTTCATTGCATCCGCTCTGATGTCCTTTTCGAAGATGGCAAGCTCTTGGGAAATGCTGATCGCCGGTCGTTTCGTAGTGGGCCTCTACTCTGGCCTCTCCACAGGCTTTGTGCCGATGTACGTTGGTGAGGTTTCACCAACATCCCTACGAGGAGCCTTGGGCACACTCCACCAGCTGGGCATTGTCACGGGCATCCTTATTGCACAG GTGTTTGGAATGGAGGCAGTCATGGGCAATGATGAGTTGTGGCCGCTCCTGTTGGGCTTCATCTTCATCCCTGCCATAATTCAGTGCATCCTGTTGCCTCTCTGCCCCAAGAGCCCTCGTTTCCTGCTTATCAACAAGAACGAAGAGAACAAGGCCAAGTCTG TGTTGAAGAAGCTCAGAGGCACCACAGACGTGAGCGCCGACATgcaggagatgaaggaggagagccGGCAGAtgatgagggagaagaaggtgACCATCCCGGAGCTGTTCCGCTCAAACCTCTACCGCCAGCCCCTCTTGATCGCCGTCGTCCTGCAGCTCTCCCAGCAGCTCTCCGGCATCAACGCT ATTTTCTACTACTCCACTCGTATCTTTGAGAAAGCCGGAGTTGAGCAGCCTGTCTATGCCACCATTGGAGCCGGTGTAGTTAACACAGCTTTCACTGTGGTGTCG CTGTTTGTGGTGGAACGTGCTGGACGTCGCTCTCTGCACATGCTGGGGCTGCTGGGAATGGCCGGATCTGCTATATTAATGACCATCGCCTTGGCTCTGCTG GAAAAGCTCAAATGGATGTCATATTTGAGCATCGTGGCCATTTTTTCCTTTGTGGCATTCTTTGAGATCGGACCGGGTCCCATCCCCTGGTTCATCGTGGCAGAGTTGTTCTCCCAGGGACCCAGGCCGTCTGCCATCGCTGTTGCTGGCTTCACCAACTGGACTGCCAACTTCATAGTGGGAATGGGCTTCCAGTATGTAGAG GAGGTGTGTGGCGCCTAcgtcttcatcatcttcactgtcctgctgatcttcttcttcatcttcacctACTTCAAAGTGCCGGAGACCAGGGGCCGGACGTTTGACGAGATCGCAGCCGGCTTCCGCCAGACATCTGCCACCGGCGGAGAGAAGCATTCGCCGGAGGAGCTCAACAGCCTGGGAGCTGATTCTCAGCTCTGA